gccacctccTGCCATCATACGCATTAGATCATATACATCACcatgtataagtcctaatcattcggtggcccttttaccttgtccggtaaaaggagctttagccattttgccaatgatACAAGATTTACATTCTttgtatgattcaaaatcaaacttatccaagtaaccctcttgatgtaatttggaaatgtgtttctcatttatgtgacctaaacaacaatgccacaagtatgtttgatttgagtctttcatcttaatacgtttattatcattatttatgttatagacaggagcATCTAAATCAtgaacatataaaccattaaataaatgtGCAACCTCATAGGTTACATTATtcaatgaaaaggaacaactactgttctgaatcaaaaacgaaaaacctttcttgtccaaacaagaaatcaaaataatgtttctgcaaattgcaggcacgtaaaaacagttatctagttctaaaacgagcccagtgggcaacgataaatgataagtccctacaACTAAAGAAGCAACCTTTGATCCATTGCCAACACATAagtcgacttctcccttcgctAATGTCCTACTTCCCAGCAGTTCATGCACATTTATagaaatatgagaaccacatccaaTATCTAATACCCgagatgtagaagtagacaaattgacttctataacataaatacacGAATTAGAAGCTCCAGtagccttcttcttcttcttcagatcctctaaataagcatgacagtttcTCTTTCAATGACCCAGTTTTTTATAATAGTAACAAGTATCACCCTTTGCAACACCACCTccaggctttaaagcctgtttgggagcAGTTTTAGGAGTAACAGCAGGTTTGGATCCCATCCTcttcttgcctttccatttacctttcccTTTGGCACTCCCTTTGTTCACCGTCATTATAGGAGCAAGGGACGCCTTCTGAAtattggtctcagcagtttttaACATAGCCAACAATTTGGTAGGTGTCTTGTCTATCTCATTCATGCTGTAATTCATTACAAACTGAGCATAGTTATTGTTTGAAGATTGTAAGATCGGATCAATATGGGCTTCCGGACCAATTGCGGAACCCAGAGTAGCGAGGTACTCCATATatccaatcatcttcagaacatgcggtccaaccggatcacgatCGCCCTGTTTACATGCATACAAAGCTTTGCTTGTATCAAACCTCTCTTGACGAtcctgtccttcaaacatatatttaaggtgctcaatcatgaCATAAGCATCCATATTCTTATGTTGTTTTTGAAGCTCATGACTCATAGTCGCTAGCATCAAACATGtgacatccgtgtcatcatctaTATGCTTCTAATAAGCAGCTTGTTGAACACGCGTTGCATCTTCAAGAAGAGGTCCAGGGTGAGAAACATCAATGGTATGGAGCTttcgctcctgcctgaggactaTCCTCAAGTTTATTTTCCAATTAAAGAAGTTTGTTCATGTCATCTTGTCCTTCTCAAGGGCTGATCACACATAGAAGTTGTTTGAGTTGTTTGCCATTtaatatctataatattaaaatGCATAAAATGTATTAGtctatatattattattaaattatgttcaagtgattattcatatatattcaaaatatatatctctcaatatttttatcaaatcaatagccctaactattaattcagaaagaatatcttctatatcctttctagtgagccaagatccacaTTTCACAAtgttttagttcagctttggctttactcctaaaacatgattcatcaaggtagacaacatttgtcaaaCTCTTGGATAGTTctgtggaacaacatttgttcatatttatctaataaatctcgccaaactccaTGCCTCTAAGTTCATAATCTTATTGTGGTAACtcagttaagtcaaacccaatagtcagaacgtatcaatatacttcaacgcatctcccacgatagatgggagtacttcgctctagCGAATgcactccttatcgatctaggggttaacgcgttggacatattggaaggcatctaaacaacttaataaaaactttagggttttgttaatattaaaacgatcatgatcccatcataaagagattcccaattttccttgaataaaatacttcaaatcaatactcgtcaatggtttgatttccaggtagtgaggaagtcacatcggtctcgcttaaaatcCACAACCTTACACGTTCAATGAACCcttttttgacaaaatcgccccatgtcagaaataaataAGATTCGTATTTTATTTCATGTTTCATGAACACGAGAATCTTATgatcgtttgtaaattttaaaatcttgagtcgttacagattttatcttgtttaagcAGGCATgacatgggtgacgtatctaatacatacattcatgcatgattaatctaattaaagcatgcattaTTAATTattctacacatacattcatacatcaatatgtaaagtgcggAATGTAAACGTTcttggttatggcctttatcATATGTGATCCTTTCAAGCTAAAGAAAGAATCAAGGTCAATTTATggtaaaaaataaaaatacaattacaagtcttcattcttcttgtctTCATAGTTGCTCCTCCTCTTGGACCACCCCTTTCTAGAAGTACATTACATTTAAACAAACTATACTAATGTACTTACATaagaaaactcgagttacattcgaggttGAAAAGTTACAAGAATAatgaaaatgacatgcaagtcgtatttataaaAGCAAAACCATAAACTTTAATCTACAGGTCTTAAGGTCATAACCAACACCATGCTCAATTAAACAAATAAAGAACTTGAAAAATATAGCAGGGTCCGGGGCGACAGCCCCGGGCGGGGGTTCGGGGGCGGCAGCCCCCGACTGGGGTCGAGCTCgaaaaaaagaattttttttgaaaGACTGGTCTTATACAGAAATTTCAATTTCAGAGCTACAGATCATATCTTCGCCAGTCTTTGCCACTACTGCATCATATGCAGTTTCAGAAACATGTATCATACACATACTATATGTTCCAGTCCCCTATTGTGTTCGAACACAATTAACCATAACAACAGTTATC
The sequence above is drawn from the Apium graveolens cultivar Ventura chromosome 2, ASM990537v1, whole genome shotgun sequence genome and encodes:
- the LOC141699383 gene encoding uncharacterized protein LOC141699383; the encoded protein is MDAYVMIEHLKYMFEGQDRQERFDTSKALYACKQGDRDPVGPHVLKMIGYMEYLATLGSAIGPEAHIDPILQSSNNNYAQFVMNYSMNEIDKTPTKLLAMLKTAETNIQKASLAPIMTVNKGSAKGKGKWKGKKRMGSKPAVTPKTAPKQALKPGGGVAKGDTCYYYKKLGH